One region of Chanodichthys erythropterus isolate Z2021 chromosome 24, ASM2448905v1, whole genome shotgun sequence genomic DNA includes:
- the psma4 gene encoding proteasome subunit alpha type-4: MSRRYDSRTTIFSPEGRLYQVEYAMEAIGHAGTCLGILANDGVLLAAERRNIHKLLDEVFFSEKIYKLNEDMACSVAGITSDANVLTNELRLIAQRYLLQYQEPIPCEQLVTALCDIKQAYTQFGGKRPFGVSLLYMGWDKHYGFQLYQSDPSGNYGGWKATCIGNNSAAAVSMLKQDYKEGEMTLSAALALAVKVLNKTMDVSKLSAEKVEIATLTRENGKTRIKVLKQKEVEELIKKHEAEEAKAEKDKKDKEQKEKDK; this comes from the exons ATG TCTCGGAGATATGACTCAAGAACGACCATCTTCTCTCCAGAAG GCCGTCTGTACCAGGTAGAATATGCCATGGAGGCCATCGGTCACGCTGGCACCTGCCTGGGCATCCTGGCTAATGACGGCGTGCTGCTGGCGGCGGAGAGGAGGAACATCCACAAACTTCTGGACGAGGTTTTCTTCTCCGAGAAGATCTACAAACTCAATGA AGACATGGCATGCAGTGTTGCGGGAATCACGTCAGATGCCAACGTCCTCACGAACGAGCTGAGACTCATCGCACAGAG GTACCTCCTGCAGTATCAGGAGCCCATCCCCTGTGAGCAGCTGGTCACTGCCCTGTGTGACATCAAACAGGCTTACACACAGTTTGGAG GTAAAAGACCCTTCGGTGTGTCTCTGCTGTATATGGGATGGGACAAACACTACGGATTCCAGCTCTATCAGAGCGACCCCAGCGGAAACTATGGAGGCTGGAAAGCCACATGCATCGGAAACAACAGCGCA GCTGCTGTGTCAATGCTGAAGCAGGATTATAAAGAGGGAGAGATGACTCTGTCGGCCGCCCTCGCTCTCGCCGTCAAAGTGCTGAACAAGACCATGGACGTCAGCAAGCTCTCAGCAGAGAAAG TGGAGATCGCCACACTGACACGAGAGAACGGCAAGACCAGAATCAAAGTCCTCAAGCAGAAGGAAGTGGAAGAACTCATCAAGAAACACGAAGCAGAAGAGGCcaaagctgagaaggacaagaAAGATAAAGAACAGAAGGAGAAAGACAAATAA